The following proteins are encoded in a genomic region of Catellatospora sp. TT07R-123:
- a CDS encoding helix-turn-helix domain-containing protein: MSDAPGFGVLLQRLLANRGLHADHLARLPDLDPDELELLLRGSLEPHPVLLRALATALGLRPADLFAAAGWPVPAELRPAAPQARAQVTELVLLARACEPAELLRLRRFARSLWPVQPEPPAPADDPAPGHGFGPLLSALMANRNLSATGLAAITGLTGAALAGLRTGERPATPDELTALAEALDVRADDLFALAATPLPETGLTYAYLVRPHLGGLVGDLVPLPASRLAWVLALAHDPR; the protein is encoded by the coding sequence ATGTCTGACGCGCCGGGCTTCGGCGTACTCCTGCAGCGGTTGCTGGCCAACCGCGGCCTGCACGCCGACCACCTCGCCCGCCTGCCCGACCTCGACCCGGACGAGCTTGAGCTGCTGCTGCGCGGCTCGCTGGAGCCGCACCCCGTGCTGCTGCGAGCCCTGGCCACCGCGCTCGGCCTGCGCCCGGCCGACCTGTTCGCCGCGGCGGGCTGGCCGGTGCCCGCCGAACTGCGGCCCGCCGCGCCGCAGGCCCGAGCGCAGGTGACCGAGCTGGTGCTGCTGGCCCGCGCCTGCGAGCCCGCCGAGCTGCTGCGGCTGCGCCGGTTCGCCCGCTCGCTGTGGCCCGTCCAGCCGGAACCGCCCGCACCGGCCGACGACCCCGCACCCGGCCACGGCTTCGGCCCGCTGCTGTCGGCGCTGATGGCCAACCGGAACCTGTCCGCCACCGGCCTGGCCGCGATCACGGGCCTGACCGGGGCCGCGCTCGCCGGACTGCGCACCGGCGAGCGCCCCGCCACCCCCGACGAGCTGACCGCCCTGGCCGAAGCCCTCGACGTACGCGCCGACGACCTGTTCGCCCTCGCCGCGACGCCGCTGCCGGAGACCGGCCTCACCTACGCCTACCTCGTCCGTCCCCACCTCGGCGGGCTGGTCGGGGACCTCGTCCCCCTCCCTGCCTCCCGCCTCGCCTGGGTCCTCGCCCTCGCCCACGACCCGAGGTGA
- a CDS encoding DivIVA domain-containing protein, giving the protein MSPDFTVVLRGFDREEVDSLLAEFAEGRLSAEELTRVDLTVVLRGYDRVQVLEHLALLAATATAEPLAASRQQSFATVPFFAKGYDRAQVDALVARVAPVLAGGGGITADELERAAVDLARGGYDREQVDGWRAAVVRELRGRG; this is encoded by the coding sequence GTGTCTCCCGATTTCACCGTCGTGCTGCGCGGCTTCGACCGCGAGGAAGTCGACAGTCTGCTGGCCGAGTTCGCCGAGGGCCGCCTGAGCGCCGAGGAGCTGACCCGGGTCGACCTCACCGTGGTCCTGCGCGGCTACGACCGCGTCCAGGTGCTGGAGCATCTGGCGCTGCTGGCGGCCACCGCCACGGCCGAACCCCTGGCGGCATCGCGGCAGCAGTCGTTCGCGACCGTGCCGTTCTTCGCCAAGGGCTACGACCGGGCCCAGGTGGACGCGCTGGTGGCGCGGGTCGCCCCGGTGCTGGCGGGCGGCGGCGGGATCACCGCCGACGAGCTGGAGCGCGCCGCCGTCGACCTGGCCCGCGGCGGATACGACCGCGAGCAGGTCGACGGGTGGCGCGCGGCCGTCGTCCGCGAGCTGCGCGGCCGGGGCTGA
- a CDS encoding NADH:flavin oxidoreductase/NADH oxidase, producing the protein MTSLAQPLRLRDVTLPNRIALAPMCQYSAEGDGLPTGWHLAHLAARAVGGAGLILTEATAVVPEGRISPRDTGLWSPAHVDAWRPITALIAAQGAVPAVQLAHAGFKASTWWPFAAERGGVADADGGWTPVGPGGQPFVPNYRTPAALDQAGIDAVVAAFAQAAVYAVDAGFQAVEVHAAHGYLLHEFYSPLTNHRTDGYGGSWQGRTRLALEVVRAVRAAVGDQTPVLVRISATDWTEGGWTADDSVQFAIELARAGADLIDCSSGGADPHAQIPLGPGYQVPLSERVRRDAVVPTGAVGLITEPEQAEQIVADGQADLVLLGRELLRDPYWPRRALAKLGAEPHWPDQYLRAF; encoded by the coding sequence GTGACCTCCCTGGCCCAGCCGCTGCGGCTGCGTGACGTGACCCTGCCCAACCGCATCGCCCTGGCGCCGATGTGCCAGTACTCGGCCGAGGGCGACGGCCTGCCCACCGGCTGGCACCTGGCGCACCTGGCGGCCCGCGCCGTCGGCGGCGCCGGCCTGATCCTCACCGAGGCCACGGCGGTCGTGCCGGAGGGCCGCATCTCCCCGCGCGACACCGGCCTGTGGTCACCGGCGCACGTGGACGCCTGGCGCCCGATCACCGCGCTGATCGCGGCGCAGGGCGCGGTGCCCGCGGTGCAGCTCGCGCACGCCGGGTTCAAGGCGTCGACCTGGTGGCCGTTCGCCGCCGAGCGCGGCGGGGTCGCCGACGCCGACGGCGGCTGGACCCCGGTCGGACCGGGCGGGCAGCCGTTCGTGCCGAACTACCGCACGCCCGCCGCGCTGGACCAGGCCGGGATCGACGCGGTCGTCGCCGCGTTCGCCCAGGCCGCGGTGTATGCCGTGGACGCCGGGTTCCAGGCCGTCGAGGTGCACGCCGCGCACGGCTACCTGCTGCACGAGTTCTACTCGCCGCTGACCAACCACCGCACCGACGGCTACGGCGGGTCGTGGCAGGGGCGCACGCGGCTGGCCCTGGAGGTGGTCCGCGCGGTGCGGGCCGCGGTCGGCGACCAGACCCCTGTCCTGGTACGGATCTCCGCCACCGACTGGACCGAGGGCGGCTGGACCGCCGACGACTCGGTCCAGTTCGCGATCGAGCTGGCCCGCGCCGGGGCCGACCTCATCGACTGCTCGTCCGGCGGCGCCGACCCGCACGCGCAGATCCCGCTCGGCCCCGGCTACCAGGTGCCGCTGTCGGAGCGGGTGCGCCGCGACGCGGTCGTGCCGACCGGGGCGGTCGGCCTGATCACCGAGCCGGAGCAGGCCGAGCAGATCGTCGCCGACGGCCAGGCCGACCTGGTGCTGCTGGGCCGGGAACTGCTGCGCGACCCGTACTGGCCGCGCCGCGCCCTGGCCAAGCTGGGCGCCGAGCCGCACTGGCCCGACCAGTACCTGCGCGCCTTCTGA
- a CDS encoding SigB/SigF/SigG family RNA polymerase sigma factor, with protein sequence MTISIISTVDRKVAVESPVSASVSSDDLDGPMAEAVLVRLAEAGPDDPAREDLRQQAICAWLPLAERLARRFRHRGVDTEDLVQVATVGLIQAIDRFDPSRGSAFVHFAVPTVVGELKRHFRDRGWSMRVSRRMQELYLDVNRVSPQLSQELGRWPTSADLAEHLGTTVEEVRSAVHCAQAYRTGSLNVAVSGEDGDLEIGELIGEADQDIEAVADLHALRQYLKELPTRERRILSLRFGCGYNQAQIAEQIGVSQMHVSRLLTRCIGTLRQQMLADA encoded by the coding sequence ATGACCATCAGCATCATCAGCACCGTCGACCGTAAGGTCGCCGTCGAGTCCCCCGTCAGCGCGTCTGTCTCCTCCGACGACCTCGACGGCCCCATGGCCGAGGCGGTCCTGGTCCGTCTCGCTGAGGCGGGTCCGGACGACCCGGCTCGTGAAGATCTGCGCCAGCAGGCGATCTGCGCCTGGCTGCCGCTGGCCGAGCGCCTGGCCCGGCGTTTCCGGCACCGTGGTGTGGACACCGAGGACCTGGTCCAGGTGGCCACTGTCGGCCTGATCCAGGCCATCGACCGGTTCGACCCCTCCCGCGGTTCGGCGTTCGTGCATTTCGCGGTGCCGACGGTGGTGGGTGAGCTCAAGCGCCACTTCCGTGACCGCGGCTGGAGCATGCGGGTGTCGCGCCGGATGCAGGAGCTGTACCTGGACGTCAACCGGGTGTCGCCGCAGCTGAGCCAGGAGCTGGGCCGGTGGCCCACGTCGGCGGACCTGGCCGAGCACCTGGGCACGACCGTGGAGGAGGTCCGGTCGGCGGTGCACTGCGCGCAGGCGTACCGGACCGGTTCGCTCAACGTCGCGGTCAGCGGCGAGGACGGCGATCTGGAGATCGGTGAGCTGATCGGTGAGGCCGATCAGGACATCGAGGCGGTGGCGGACCTGCACGCGCTGCGGCAGTACCTGAAGGAGCTGCCGACCCGGGAGCGGCGGATCCTGTCGCTGCGGTTCGGGTGCGGCTACAACCAGGCCCAGATCGCCGAGCAGATCGGGGTGTCGCAGATGCACGTGTCCCGGCTGCTCACCCGCTGCATCGGCACGCTGCGCCAGCAGATGCTCGCCGACGCCTGA
- a CDS encoding endonuclease/exonuclease/phosphatase family protein, whose translation MTTIEIEKVKGVPPAKKRPWRAVLVGTAAVLLALFLAVHRLLPNWHGVGSILDTIAPVFGLAIPVLVVLALLARSWRALLVVALPAVIWAAMFGRALLPPPGGPVELRVASQNLYADNPDPATTVAALTVGNPDLVALQEATGATLESLAESETRQYPYSARRSTVALLSRYPIATVTDVDTGLDWVRALRATVRAPQGEIAVYVVHLGSARVNDTATRDRTVDMLAQAVRGDSAKRVVVLGDFNTAATDRAIAPLTDQLADAQAEAGWGFGFTWPSSLPFMRPDQVLYRGLTATQAGVQRTPGTDHRAVTAGFAF comes from the coding sequence GTGACCACCATCGAGATCGAAAAGGTGAAGGGCGTGCCCCCGGCCAAGAAGCGGCCATGGCGGGCGGTTCTGGTCGGCACCGCCGCGGTGCTGCTGGCGCTGTTCCTGGCCGTTCACCGACTGCTGCCCAACTGGCATGGCGTGGGCAGCATCCTCGACACGATCGCCCCCGTGTTCGGGCTGGCGATCCCGGTGCTGGTCGTGCTCGCGCTGCTGGCCCGTTCCTGGCGCGCGCTGCTGGTGGTCGCACTGCCCGCCGTCATCTGGGCCGCCATGTTCGGCCGCGCGCTGCTGCCCCCGCCGGGCGGCCCGGTCGAACTGCGGGTGGCCAGCCAGAACCTGTACGCCGACAACCCCGACCCGGCCACCACCGTCGCGGCGCTCACCGTCGGCAACCCCGACCTGGTCGCGCTCCAGGAGGCGACCGGCGCCACGCTGGAGTCGCTGGCCGAGAGCGAGACCAGGCAGTACCCGTACAGCGCGCGCCGCTCGACGGTCGCACTGCTCAGCCGCTATCCGATCGCGACGGTCACCGACGTCGACACCGGGCTGGACTGGGTCCGCGCGCTGCGGGCGACGGTGCGCGCCCCCCAGGGCGAGATCGCCGTATACGTGGTGCACCTGGGCTCGGCCCGGGTCAACGACACCGCCACCCGTGACCGCACCGTCGACATGCTGGCCCAGGCCGTCCGGGGCGACAGCGCGAAGCGGGTGGTGGTGCTGGGCGACTTCAACACCGCCGCCACCGACCGCGCCATCGCGCCGCTGACCGACCAGCTGGCCGACGCCCAGGCCGAAGCGGGCTGGGGGTTCGGCTTCACCTGGCCGTCCTCGCTGCCGTTCATGCGCCCTGACCAGGTGCTCTACCGTGGACTCACGGCGACGCAGGCGGGCGTGCAGCGTACGCCCGGCACCGACCACCGGGCGGTCACGGCGGGCTTCGCCTTCTGA
- a CDS encoding glycine--tRNA ligase: protein MPADRIDSVVSLAKRRGFVYPSSEIYGGTRSAWDYGPLGVELKDNVRRQWWKTMVQQRDDIVGLDSAVILARQVWEASGHLEAFVDPLTECTSCHKRFRADHLEEAFLAKKPGATFVLSDLNCPNCGNKGVFTEPRMFNGMMKTFLGPVESAEGVHYLRPETAQGIFVNYANVATTARKKPPFGIAQVGKSFRNEITPGNFIFRTREFEQMEMEFFVEPGTDEQWHEYWLEQRWNWYLDLGISPENLRMFEHPKEKLSHYSKRTVDIEYRFQFGGTDFSELEGIANRTDFDLTTHSKHSGVDLSYFDQDKSERWVPYVIEPAAGLTRAVLAFMLEAYDEDEAPNTKGGVDKRTVMRFDKRLAPVKVAVLPLSRNEQLSPKARELQKTLSMRWNVDFDDAQAIGRRYRRQDEIGTPYCVTVDFDTLEDNAVTVRDRDSMVQERVSLDRVETYLIERLPGC, encoded by the coding sequence ATGCCCGCGGACCGGATCGACTCCGTCGTCAGCCTGGCCAAGCGCCGGGGTTTCGTCTACCCGTCGAGCGAGATCTACGGCGGCACCCGCTCGGCCTGGGACTACGGCCCGCTCGGCGTGGAGCTGAAGGACAACGTGCGGCGGCAGTGGTGGAAGACCATGGTCCAGCAGCGCGACGACATCGTCGGCCTGGACTCGGCCGTCATCCTGGCCCGCCAGGTCTGGGAGGCCTCGGGCCACCTGGAGGCGTTCGTCGACCCGCTGACCGAGTGCACCAGCTGCCACAAGCGCTTCCGCGCCGACCACCTGGAGGAGGCGTTCCTGGCGAAGAAGCCGGGCGCGACCTTCGTGCTGTCGGACCTGAACTGCCCGAACTGCGGCAACAAGGGCGTCTTCACCGAGCCGCGCATGTTCAACGGCATGATGAAGACCTTCCTGGGCCCGGTCGAGAGCGCCGAGGGCGTGCACTACCTGCGCCCCGAGACCGCGCAGGGCATCTTCGTGAACTACGCGAACGTGGCCACGACCGCGCGCAAGAAGCCGCCGTTCGGCATCGCGCAGGTCGGCAAGAGCTTCCGCAACGAGATCACGCCCGGCAACTTCATCTTCCGTACGCGTGAGTTCGAGCAGATGGAGATGGAGTTCTTCGTCGAGCCCGGCACCGACGAGCAGTGGCACGAGTACTGGCTGGAGCAGCGCTGGAACTGGTACCTCGACCTCGGTATCTCGCCGGAGAACCTGCGGATGTTCGAGCACCCGAAGGAGAAGCTGTCCCACTACTCCAAGCGGACGGTGGACATCGAGTACCGCTTCCAGTTCGGCGGCACCGACTTCTCGGAGCTGGAGGGCATCGCCAACCGCACCGACTTCGACCTCACCACGCACAGCAAGCACTCGGGCGTCGACCTGTCCTACTTCGACCAGGACAAGAGCGAGCGCTGGGTGCCGTACGTGATCGAGCCCGCGGCGGGTCTGACCCGCGCCGTGCTCGCCTTCATGCTGGAGGCGTACGACGAGGACGAGGCGCCCAACACCAAGGGCGGCGTCGACAAGCGGACGGTCATGCGCTTCGACAAGCGCCTGGCCCCGGTCAAGGTCGCCGTGCTGCCGCTGTCGCGCAACGAGCAGCTCTCGCCGAAGGCCCGTGAGCTGCAGAAGACGCTGTCGATGCGGTGGAACGTCGACTTCGACGACGCCCAGGCGATCGGCCGCCGCTACCGGCGCCAGGACGAGATCGGCACGCCGTACTGCGTGACGGTCGACTTCGACACCTTGGAAGACAACGCCGTGACGGTCCGTGATCGTGACTCGATGGTGCAGGAGCGCGTGTCGCTCGACCGGGTGGAGACGTACCTCATCGAGCGCCTGCCCGGCTGCTGA
- a CDS encoding antibiotic biosynthesis monooxygenase codes for MLMFNRFVITDDTEGFVERAHAALAALAARPGYVRGELTRSLDEPEHWCLLTEWESVGAYRRALGGFDVKVTATPLLAQSLMEPCAYESLASAEPGGEIVARASDRA; via the coding sequence GTGCTGATGTTCAACCGCTTCGTGATCACCGACGACACCGAGGGCTTCGTCGAGCGCGCCCACGCCGCGCTGGCCGCGCTGGCGGCCCGCCCCGGCTACGTGCGCGGCGAGCTCACCCGGTCGCTGGACGAGCCGGAGCACTGGTGCCTGCTCACGGAGTGGGAGAGCGTGGGCGCCTACCGGCGGGCGCTGGGCGGGTTCGACGTCAAGGTCACCGCGACCCCGCTGCTGGCCCAGTCGCTGATGGAGCCGTGCGCGTACGAGTCGCTCGCCTCGGCCGAGCCCGGCGGCGAGATCGTCGCCCGTGCCAGTGACCGCGCCTGA
- a CDS encoding metal ABC transporter substrate-binding protein, with translation MLSRSLRRAATGGAAAVLLVALAACSGSGSSDGRLSVVTGFYPLQFVTERIGGAHVKVTNLAAPGAEPHDIELKPSQVGAISNAALVIRFKGVQPQLDDAVGQNAAGHDLDVSTVTPPATGPNHRGATEDAGAPDPHVWLDPTRLAAIAGDVSGRLAKLDPDHAADYANNTDALLQELTKLDGEFAAGLKQCRRHEIVTSHAAFGYLADRYGLTQLALSGLSPDTEPTPQQLATVAAEARQAGATTIFFETLVSPKVAETLATEVGAKTAVLDPLEGLTEGGTGDYLSVMRTNLEALRTALGCS, from the coding sequence ATGTTGAGCCGATCCCTGCGCCGCGCCGCGACCGGTGGCGCCGCCGCTGTGCTGCTCGTCGCTCTGGCGGCCTGCTCCGGTTCCGGGAGCAGTGACGGCCGTCTTTCTGTCGTGACCGGGTTCTACCCGCTCCAGTTCGTGACGGAGCGCATCGGCGGCGCCCACGTCAAGGTCACCAACCTGGCCGCCCCCGGCGCCGAGCCGCACGACATCGAGCTCAAGCCCTCCCAGGTCGGGGCGATCTCCAACGCGGCCCTGGTGATCCGGTTCAAGGGGGTCCAGCCGCAGCTCGACGACGCCGTCGGGCAGAACGCCGCCGGGCACGACCTGGACGTGTCCACGGTCACCCCGCCCGCCACCGGCCCCAACCACCGCGGGGCCACCGAGGACGCCGGCGCGCCCGACCCGCACGTGTGGCTCGACCCGACCCGCCTGGCCGCGATCGCGGGCGACGTCTCCGGCAGGCTGGCCAAGCTCGACCCCGACCACGCCGCCGACTACGCGAACAACACCGACGCGCTGCTCCAGGAGCTGACCAAGCTCGACGGGGAGTTCGCCGCCGGGCTCAAGCAGTGCCGGCGGCACGAGATCGTCACCAGCCACGCCGCCTTCGGCTACCTCGCCGACCGGTACGGCCTGACCCAGCTCGCCCTGTCCGGCCTCAGCCCCGACACCGAGCCCACGCCGCAGCAGCTGGCGACGGTGGCGGCCGAGGCCAGGCAGGCGGGCGCGACCACGATCTTCTTCGAGACGCTGGTGTCGCCGAAGGTCGCCGAGACGCTCGCCACCGAGGTGGGGGCCAAGACGGCGGTGCTCGACCCGCTGGAAGGGCTGACCGAGGGCGGGACGGGTGACTACCTGTCGGTCATGCGTACCAATCTCGAAGCGCTGCGTACGGCGTTGGGATGTTCATGA
- a CDS encoding metal ABC transporter ATP-binding protein, giving the protein MSAPSVLAIDHGAVVYGERPVLRDLNLYVAPGEVVAILGANGSGKSTLVRAALGLVPLAAGEVTLFGVPRRRFRQWHRIGYVPQRLGAGGGVPASVGEVVASGRLAARGFLRPRRSGDRRAVTDALTAVGLTDREHDPVASLSGGQQQRTLIARALAGQPDLLVLDEPTAGVDAASQEAFARALRDFVTGGGTVLLVAHELGPLEPVISRAVVVHDGVIAHDGAIPHPTGHHADPHHDHVHPHEPQDPPSIWGSR; this is encoded by the coding sequence GTGAGCGCCCCGTCGGTCCTCGCCATCGATCACGGGGCGGTCGTCTACGGCGAGCGCCCCGTGCTGCGCGATCTGAATCTGTACGTCGCCCCCGGCGAGGTGGTGGCGATCCTGGGTGCCAACGGCAGCGGCAAGTCCACCCTGGTCCGGGCCGCCCTCGGCCTGGTCCCGCTCGCCGCGGGCGAGGTCACCCTGTTCGGGGTGCCCCGGCGGCGCTTCCGCCAGTGGCACCGCATCGGGTACGTGCCGCAGCGCCTCGGCGCGGGCGGCGGCGTCCCCGCCAGCGTCGGCGAGGTCGTCGCGTCGGGACGGCTGGCCGCCCGCGGCTTCCTGCGCCCGCGCCGCTCCGGCGACCGGCGGGCCGTCACCGACGCGCTCACCGCCGTCGGCCTGACCGACCGGGAGCACGACCCGGTGGCCTCGCTCTCCGGCGGCCAGCAGCAGCGCACGCTGATCGCCCGCGCCCTGGCCGGGCAGCCCGACCTGCTGGTGCTCGACGAGCCGACGGCCGGGGTCGACGCCGCCTCGCAGGAGGCGTTCGCGCGGGCGCTGCGCGACTTCGTGACCGGCGGCGGCACCGTGCTGCTGGTCGCGCACGAACTCGGGCCGCTGGAGCCGGTGATCAGCCGGGCGGTCGTCGTACACGACGGGGTGATCGCGCACGACGGCGCGATCCCCCACCCCACCGGCCACCACGCCGACCCTCACCACGACCACGTGCACCCGCACGAACCCCAGGACCCGCCGAGCATCTGGGGGTCGCGCTGA
- a CDS encoding metal ABC transporter permease, producing the protein MDMMSQPFMQMALIGALITGLIAPSLGIYLVQRKMSLIGDGIGHIALTGVGVGLLTGTSPVLTAIVVSTLGAVAVELIRERGRTSGDMALAILFYGGISGGVFLVELAPGKSNANLTAYLFGSPLTLKPADLVVMGVLGACVLAVTLGLRPWLFAICQDEEYAKVSGLPVRLLNLLLAVMTAVTVTVAMRSVGLLLISALMVVPVAAAQLISRGFRGTMTLAMLGGLVAAGAGTTISAGFDTATGATIVLTAIALFVLVAVVTSALRRMRRPATVPISTEPPECALDC; encoded by the coding sequence ATCGACATGATGTCGCAGCCGTTCATGCAGATGGCCCTGATCGGTGCGCTGATCACCGGGCTGATCGCGCCGTCGCTGGGCATCTACCTGGTGCAGCGCAAGATGTCGCTGATCGGCGACGGCATCGGCCACATCGCCCTGACCGGCGTCGGCGTCGGCCTGCTCACCGGCACCTCCCCCGTGCTGACCGCGATCGTGGTCTCGACGCTGGGCGCGGTCGCGGTGGAGCTGATCCGCGAGCGCGGCCGCACCTCCGGCGACATGGCCCTGGCGATCCTGTTCTACGGCGGCATCTCCGGCGGCGTGTTCCTGGTCGAGCTCGCCCCGGGCAAGAGCAACGCCAACCTGACCGCGTACCTGTTCGGATCGCCGCTGACCCTCAAGCCCGCCGATCTGGTCGTGATGGGGGTGCTGGGGGCGTGCGTGCTCGCGGTGACCCTCGGGCTGCGGCCGTGGCTGTTCGCCATCTGCCAGGACGAGGAGTACGCCAAGGTCTCCGGCCTGCCGGTGCGGCTGCTCAACCTGCTGCTGGCCGTGATGACCGCGGTCACCGTCACCGTCGCGATGCGCTCGGTCGGCCTGCTGCTGATCAGCGCGCTCATGGTGGTGCCCGTCGCCGCCGCGCAACTGATCTCGCGGGGTTTCCGCGGCACCATGACCCTGGCCATGCTCGGCGGCCTGGTCGCCGCGGGCGCCGGGACGACGATCTCGGCCGGGTTCGACACCGCCACCGGCGCCACCATCGTGCTCACCGCCATCGCCCTGTTCGTGCTGGTCGCGGTCGTGACCTCGGCGCTGCGCCGGATGCGGCGGCCCGCGACCGTGCCGATCAGCACCGAACCGCCGGAGTGCGCCCTTGATTGCTGA
- a CDS encoding helix-turn-helix transcriptional regulator, protein MRAIGSQSAYGATVVGVSHTESYARAGELLRALAAPVRIAIVTELAAAGPRHVHELVDRLQVTQPLVSQHLRVLRSAGVVRAERHGREIAYSLVDEHVAHIVADAVTHAGEGRP, encoded by the coding sequence ATGCGGGCGATTGGGAGCCAGTCGGCATACGGGGCTACCGTGGTGGGCGTGAGCCACACCGAGTCCTACGCGCGCGCCGGAGAGCTGCTGCGGGCGCTGGCCGCACCGGTGCGCATCGCGATCGTGACCGAACTGGCCGCCGCGGGGCCACGCCACGTGCATGAGCTGGTCGACCGGTTGCAGGTGACGCAACCGCTGGTGTCACAGCACCTGCGGGTGCTGCGGTCGGCCGGGGTGGTGCGCGCCGAGCGGCACGGCCGCGAGATCGCATACTCCCTGGTGGACGAGCATGTGGCACACATCGTGGCCGATGCGGTCACCCACGCCGGGGAGGGCAGGCCATGA
- a CDS encoding Fur family transcriptional regulator codes for MTAPARNTRQRSAVATLLSEVEGFHSAQQLHAMLRDRGERVGLTTVYRTLQALADAGDIDVMRPPNGEQLFRRCSDGHHHHLVCRRCGRTVEVAGPAVESWADRVAAQHGFVDVSHTLEIFGTCQGCAKS; via the coding sequence ATGACCGCGCCCGCCCGCAACACCCGCCAGCGGTCCGCGGTGGCCACCCTGCTGTCCGAGGTGGAGGGATTCCACAGCGCGCAGCAGCTGCACGCGATGCTGCGCGACCGCGGCGAGCGCGTCGGACTGACCACGGTGTACCGCACGCTGCAGGCCCTGGCCGACGCGGGCGACATCGACGTGATGCGCCCGCCCAACGGCGAGCAGCTGTTCCGGCGCTGCTCGGACGGGCACCACCACCATCTGGTGTGCCGCCGTTGCGGGCGTACCGTCGAGGTGGCCGGGCCCGCCGTGGAGTCGTGGGCGGACCGGGTCGCGGCGCAGCACGGGTTCGTCGACGTCAGCCATACGCTGGAGATCTTCGGCACCTGCCAGGGCTGTGCCAAGAGCTGA